Proteins encoded by one window of Lactobacillus paragasseri:
- the wecB gene encoding non-hydrolyzing UDP-N-acetylglucosamine 2-epimerase — translation MKKIKVMTVFGTRPEAIKMAPLVLKLKQDERFKEITVVSAQHREMLDQVLDIFKIKPDYDFNIMHKNQTLEDITSKVLIDMAKVIKTERPDIVLVHGDTTTSFAAGLATFYEQTTLGHVEAGLRTWNKYSPFPEEMNRQMTDDLADLYFAPTELSKKNLIKENHLSDNIYVTGNTAIDALEQTVKKDYHHDVLDEIKPGNRAILVTMHRRENQGEPMRRVFKVMKQVVDSYDDVEIIYPVHLSPRVQEVAKEVLGGDPRIHLIKPLDVVDFHNLAKRSYFIMTDSGGVQEEAPSLGKPVLVLRDTTERPEGVEAGTLKLVGTEVNKVHDEMIRLLEDKNAYDEMANAKNPYGDGKASDRIMDAIAYYFDKEHNQKPADFR, via the coding sequence ATGAAGAAAATCAAAGTTATGACTGTTTTTGGAACTAGGCCAGAAGCTATTAAGATGGCCCCCTTAGTGTTAAAGCTAAAACAAGATGAGCGGTTTAAGGAAATAACGGTAGTAAGTGCGCAGCACCGTGAGATGCTTGATCAGGTGTTAGATATTTTTAAAATCAAACCTGATTATGATTTTAATATTATGCACAAAAATCAAACTTTGGAAGATATTACTTCAAAGGTATTGATTGATATGGCAAAAGTAATCAAAACAGAACGTCCAGATATCGTTTTGGTTCATGGTGATACAACCACTAGCTTTGCGGCTGGTCTTGCAACGTTTTATGAACAAACTACTTTAGGTCATGTTGAAGCAGGTCTTAGAACCTGGAATAAATATTCACCGTTTCCTGAAGAAATGAATCGGCAAATGACAGATGATTTAGCAGATTTGTATTTTGCACCAACTGAATTAAGTAAAAAGAATTTAATTAAAGAAAATCATCTAAGCGATAATATTTATGTTACTGGAAATACGGCAATTGATGCATTAGAGCAAACAGTAAAAAAAGATTATCACCATGACGTTCTTGATGAGATTAAACCTGGCAATAGAGCTATTTTAGTTACTATGCACCGTAGGGAAAATCAAGGTGAACCGATGAGACGCGTTTTTAAAGTAATGAAGCAGGTAGTTGATAGTTATGATGATGTAGAAATTATTTACCCGGTTCATCTTTCACCAAGAGTTCAAGAAGTTGCAAAGGAAGTATTGGGCGGGGACCCTCGAATTCACTTGATTAAACCACTTGATGTAGTTGATTTTCATAATTTGGCTAAAAGAAGTTACTTTATTATGACTGATTCAGGTGGGGTACAAGAAGAAGCACCTTCTCTTGGTAAACCGGTATTAGTTTTACGCGATACGACTGAACGCCCAGAGGGTGTTGAAGCAGGAACTTTGAAGCTTGTAGGCACTGAAGTAAATAAGGTTCATGATGAAATGATTCGCTTACTTGAAGACAAGAATGCCTATGATGAAATGGCTAATGCTAAGAATCCATATGGAGATGGCAAGGCTTCAGATCGAATTATGGATGCAATTGCTTATTATTTTGATAAAGAACATAATCAAAAACCAGCAGATTTTAGATAA
- a CDS encoding GtrA family protein, with protein MTKNHHKRKGQKITQAQLRELGSKLVARHRNFYVYVIFGFLAAVINIVCFLLFHNVWKIPVIYANTVAFIISNLASFSFNKHGVFIQNVDKQHGVVYQLCLFFIYRIISLIPDNLIMLVGISWLHWNALFVKIVDQILVGIFNYLTTKSIFLNTSNKFAKKFKDHFNKK; from the coding sequence ATGACTAAAAATCATCATAAAAGAAAGGGGCAAAAGATTACCCAAGCCCAGTTACGAGAGCTTGGAAGTAAGCTTGTTGCCAGGCACCGAAACTTTTATGTTTACGTTATCTTTGGCTTTTTAGCAGCAGTTATCAATATTGTCTGCTTTCTTTTATTTCATAATGTTTGGAAAATTCCAGTAATTTATGCCAACACAGTCGCTTTCATTATTTCTAACTTAGCCTCTTTTTCTTTTAATAAACATGGCGTCTTCATTCAAAATGTTGATAAGCAGCATGGCGTTGTTTACCAATTATGTTTATTCTTTATTTACCGAATTATCAGTTTGATTCCTGATAACTTAATTATGTTAGTTGGTATTTCCTGGCTTCACTGGAATGCTCTTTTTGTAAAAATTGTCGATCAAATTTTAGTAGGTATTTTTAACTATTTAACTACTAAATCAATTTTCCTTAATACTAGTAACAAGTTTGCTAAAAAATTTAAAGATCATTTTAATAAGAAATAA
- a CDS encoding flavodoxin, which translates to MKAQIVFASMTGNDEDMAEILEENLQDAGFDVENIDVSFADASSYLDADLCVMVTYTYGEGVMTDELKDFYDQLVTLDLSGKKFAVMGSGDKTYKDHYCENVDDFEKAFIKCGAVEVAKPVKIENAVDDEDIDLIDQATEEIVEAFND; encoded by the coding sequence ATGAAAGCACAGATTGTCTTTGCCAGTATGACTGGTAATGATGAAGATATGGCAGAAATTTTAGAAGAAAATTTACAAGATGCAGGTTTTGACGTAGAAAATATTGATGTCAGTTTTGCAGATGCTTCTTCTTATCTTGATGCTGATCTTTGCGTAATGGTTACTTATACTTACGGCGAAGGTGTGATGACTGATGAATTAAAAGACTTTTATGACCAATTAGTTACTCTTGACTTATCGGGTAAAAAATTCGCCGTTATGGGGTCTGGAGATAAAACATACAAAGATCATTATTGTGAAAACGTAGATGACTTTGAAAAGGCATTTATTAAGTGCGGCGCAGTTGAAGTAGCAAAACCAGTAAAAATCGAAAACGCTGTTGATGACGAAGATATTGATTTAATTGATCAAGCTACCGAAGAAATAGTCGAGGCATTTAATGACTAA
- the map gene encoding type I methionyl aminopeptidase codes for MITIKSKRELQGMQKSGRVLAAMFEGLRDVIKPGISTWEIEEFAQDFMKKHGGRLSEQGFEGYKYGTCISVNDEIAHAIPRKDKILKEGDLVSVDVTCNVDGYETDSCTTYGVGEISAEDQKLMDVTKKAMYMGIDQAVVGNRIGDIGSVIQNYVENENGYGDVRELVGHGIQPSIHEDPEVPHWGKAGHGLRLREGMTITVEPMVEAGGDWRIEQKTVSDPNDDWVYYATPDGSKSAQFEHTFAITPDGPKILTLQKPYDGYEKYLPHFLDED; via the coding sequence ATGATAACAATTAAGTCAAAACGTGAACTTCAGGGTATGCAAAAATCAGGTCGCGTTTTAGCAGCAATGTTTGAAGGCTTACGTGATGTTATTAAGCCTGGAATTTCTACTTGGGAAATCGAAGAATTTGCTCAAGATTTTATGAAAAAACATGGTGGTCGTCTTTCAGAACAAGGTTTTGAAGGCTATAAATACGGCACTTGTATTAGTGTCAATGACGAAATTGCACATGCCATTCCTCGAAAAGATAAGATCTTAAAAGAAGGCGACTTAGTTAGTGTTGACGTAACTTGTAACGTCGATGGCTATGAAACTGATTCATGCACTACTTACGGCGTTGGTGAAATTTCTGCTGAAGATCAAAAATTAATGGATGTTACCAAAAAGGCAATGTACATGGGAATTGATCAAGCTGTAGTTGGTAATCGTATTGGTGATATTGGTAGCGTTATTCAGAACTACGTTGAAAATGAAAATGGCTACGGAGACGTTCGTGAATTAGTTGGTCACGGAATTCAACCATCTATTCATGAAGATCCTGAAGTTCCTCACTGGGGTAAGGCTGGTCACGGCTTACGTTTACGTGAAGGTATGACAATTACTGTTGAACCAATGGTCGAAGCTGGTGGTGATTGGAGAATTGAACAAAAGACTGTTTCTGATCCAAACGATGACTGGGTTTACTACGCAACTCCAGATGGCTCAAAGTCAGCACAATTTGAGCATACTTTTGCTATCACTCCAGATGGTCCAAAGATTTTGACTTTGCAAAAGCCATATGATGGCTATGAAAAGTATCTTCCTCATTTTTTAGATGAAGATTAA
- a CDS encoding YihY/virulence factor BrkB family protein, whose translation MKSFLNQTRNRTANFIQLLSKHISQGEINQNSIIIAYYVLLSIFPIIIIIGNVLPLFSIDTKPIARYLELIFPSQVSSLIMPIVNALLKKHSSGFISLGIVVAIWSLSCLVNSIRLGANKIYGVDKQEKGKSWWNYLLARTFTFALSVILVVGFSIIIFIFTFGRQIMEFLAPIFNLSLWWVYKLENYRWPIIILMTVIVNLYINYVIPNIRVQKRVVWPGVWFTVISWSALSYFFGLYLRQFGTRWQNYGIVGSFIIFMLWLNVGSFLLLLGICINAAGDELKGRKIEYSQSPILRIFRKNKELPK comes from the coding sequence ATGAAATCTTTTCTCAATCAGACTAGGAACCGTACAGCAAATTTTATTCAATTACTATCAAAACATATTAGCCAGGGTGAAATAAACCAAAATTCCATTATTATTGCTTATTATGTATTGTTAAGTATTTTTCCAATCATAATTATTATTGGAAATGTTTTACCTTTATTTAGTATTGATACCAAGCCAATTGCTCGTTATTTAGAATTGATTTTTCCAAGTCAAGTTTCAAGCTTAATTATGCCGATTGTTAATGCTTTATTGAAAAAACATTCAAGTGGATTTATTTCCTTAGGTATTGTAGTTGCAATTTGGTCATTGAGTTGTTTGGTTAATTCGATTCGCTTGGGCGCAAATAAAATTTATGGCGTTGATAAGCAAGAAAAGGGAAAATCTTGGTGGAATTATTTACTAGCCAGAACTTTCACTTTTGCTTTATCAGTAATTTTAGTAGTTGGATTTTCAATAATAATTTTCATTTTCACTTTTGGTAGACAAATTATGGAATTTTTGGCTCCAATTTTTAACCTATCCTTATGGTGGGTTTATAAATTAGAAAATTATCGCTGGCCGATCATAATTTTAATGACAGTGATAGTGAATTTGTACATTAACTATGTAATTCCAAATATTCGAGTTCAAAAACGTGTGGTTTGGCCAGGAGTATGGTTTACTGTAATAAGCTGGAGTGCCTTATCATATTTCTTTGGGTTATACCTAAGACAATTTGGGACACGCTGGCAAAATTACGGGATTGTAGGCTCATTTATTATCTTTATGCTTTGGCTTAATGTAGGTTCATTCTTATTATTGCTGGGTATTTGTATTAATGCAGCAGGAGACGAACTAAAAGGTAGAAAGATTGAATACAGTCAAAGCCCGATTTTGAGAATTTTTAGAAAAAACAAAGAATTACCTAAATAA
- the galU gene encoding UTP--glucose-1-phosphate uridylyltransferase GalU — MKVRKAVIPAAGLGTRFLPATKAMPKEMVPIVDKPTIQFIVEEAKKSGIEDILIVTGKNKRSIEDHFDANPELEQDLEEKGKTELLHLTQSITNLGVNLYYTRQPHPAGLGDAILRARSFVGDEPFAVMLGDDLMDDKVPLTKQLIDRYDKTHASTIAVMPVPHEEVSKYGVIDPDNEIEPGLINVKAFVEKPDVDKAPSDYAIIGRYLLTPEIFDILAHQKPGRGGEIQLTDAIDTMNKTQRVFAHVFNGERHDVGNKEGYLETSIEYGLSHPQIKDDLRKYIIAMGQKLQNEDKKTNKKK, encoded by the coding sequence ATGAAAGTAAGAAAAGCAGTTATTCCAGCAGCTGGATTAGGAACTAGATTTTTACCTGCAACTAAGGCTATGCCTAAGGAAATGGTACCAATTGTTGATAAACCAACAATTCAATTTATCGTAGAGGAAGCAAAAAAATCAGGAATTGAAGATATCTTGATTGTTACTGGTAAGAACAAGCGCTCAATTGAAGATCACTTCGATGCTAACCCAGAACTAGAACAAGATTTGGAAGAAAAGGGTAAGACTGAACTTTTACACTTGACTCAATCAATTACTAATTTAGGTGTTAACCTTTACTACACTCGTCAACCACACCCAGCTGGTTTAGGAGATGCGATTTTAAGAGCTCGCAGCTTCGTTGGGGATGAACCATTTGCTGTTATGCTTGGTGACGATTTGATGGACGATAAAGTTCCATTAACTAAGCAATTGATTGATCGCTATGACAAAACACATGCTTCAACTATTGCTGTTATGCCTGTACCACACGAAGAAGTTTCTAAGTATGGTGTTATCGATCCAGATAACGAAATTGAACCAGGTTTGATTAACGTTAAAGCCTTTGTTGAAAAGCCAGATGTTGATAAGGCACCTAGTGATTACGCAATCATTGGTCGTTACTTATTGACTCCAGAAATTTTTGATATTTTAGCACATCAAAAACCTGGTCGTGGTGGTGAAATTCAATTAACTGATGCTATTGATACTATGAACAAGACTCAACGAGTATTTGCTCACGTATTTAACGGCGAACGTCATGATGTTGGTAACAAGGAAGGCTACCTTGAAACATCAATTGAATATGGTTTATCTCACCCACAAATTAAAGATGATTTACGTAAGTACATCATTGCAATGGGCCAAAAATTACAAAATGAAGATAAAAAGACTAATAAGAAAAAATAA
- a CDS encoding ABC transporter ATP-binding protein produces the protein MMIEYKNISKKYQDQEILKDVSFTVKKGDIFVLVGPSGSGKTTLLKMFNRLIEPTKGEILLDDKSIKDYDLRKLREKTGYVLQTASLFPNLTVGENITIVLEQEGVSRKERRKKQEELLKSVGLDPKLYCDRMPNELSGGEQQRVGIIRALAANPEVVLMDEPFSALDPVVRKQLQDLLLNLHDQLNKTVIFVTHDMQEAIRLGNTIGVLHKGVLEQVGKPREILRHPATKFVREFFAGNRINQKLDLETLLKSELGVDPRFYPKVETLVRYHVYSVQDLIKDCSNHPDSLFIAETEFGEFLIEPKRVWNFFLKWVAGND, from the coding sequence ATGATGATTGAATATAAAAATATTTCGAAGAAATATCAGGATCAAGAAATCCTAAAAGATGTTTCTTTTACAGTGAAAAAAGGAGATATCTTCGTCTTAGTTGGACCTAGTGGTAGCGGCAAGACTACGCTACTAAAAATGTTTAATAGACTGATTGAACCAACAAAAGGTGAGATATTGTTAGATGATAAATCAATAAAAGACTACGATTTACGTAAATTAAGAGAAAAAACAGGCTACGTTTTGCAGACGGCCAGCTTGTTTCCAAATTTGACTGTTGGTGAGAACATTACCATTGTCTTAGAGCAAGAAGGCGTTAGTCGAAAAGAGCGACGCAAGAAACAAGAAGAATTACTAAAGTCAGTTGGTTTAGACCCAAAATTGTATTGCGATCGGATGCCAAATGAGCTTTCTGGTGGTGAGCAACAAAGAGTAGGTATTATTCGTGCGCTAGCTGCAAATCCTGAGGTAGTTCTTATGGATGAGCCTTTTTCTGCACTTGATCCAGTAGTGAGAAAGCAATTACAAGATTTATTGCTTAATCTCCATGATCAGCTCAATAAGACGGTGATATTTGTAACCCACGACATGCAGGAAGCAATTCGGCTAGGCAATACAATTGGTGTTTTACATAAAGGCGTCTTAGAACAAGTGGGTAAGCCCAGAGAAATTTTACGTCATCCTGCAACAAAGTTTGTTCGAGAGTTTTTTGCCGGAAATCGAATTAATCAAAAACTTGATCTAGAAACCTTGCTCAAGAGCGAGTTGGGAGTAGATCCAAGATTTTATCCAAAGGTAGAGACTTTAGTTCGCTATCATGTCTACAGTGTGCAAGATTTGATTAAGGATTGTTCTAATCATCCTGATAGTTTATTTATTGCGGAAACGGAGTTTGGCGAATTTCTAATTGAGCCAAAACGCGTTTGGAATTTCTTTTTAAAGTGGGTGGCTGGAAATGATTAA
- a CDS encoding ABC transporter permease/substrate-binding protein — translation MIKSLWQMLITEHDQIWATTLVHIKISLIALLIAMVIAIPLAFILKGHKKAAEFTLQIAGIIQTIPSLAILGLLLPFVGIGTTPAIIALVLYAIMPIFQNTYSGLTDIPDNLEEAATAFGLTKWKKLQRLEIPMAMPMIFAGVRIALVMIIGTATLAALIGGGGLGTYIYVGINSNNNTEVLMGAILSALLALVFSGVLKFIAKNNKRLKWGSIIIAGILLIWGGSSLYSHFTSTSKNVAEPKQTITIAGKMGSEPAILINMYKDLIEKNDPNTKVVLKPNFGGTTFLFKALQTDKVDIYPEFTGTVLQTLVKTGKKTGNDPNQVYVEARSDLKKQFDMEYLKPMAYQNGYALATTQKFAKDNHLTKMSDLNRVNKKVHAAFDPDFTSLKDGYPGLKKIYKLDFASIKSTESSIRYHAIANNQANIVDGYTTDAEIKKYNLVMLDDDKKFFPPYQGAPLMKAKFAERNPRIVKALNKLAGKITTQEMQEMNYQVNVKHEKPAEVAHDYLVKHGLI, via the coding sequence ATGATTAAATCTTTGTGGCAAATGCTGATAACAGAACATGATCAAATTTGGGCTACAACGCTTGTTCATATTAAAATTTCATTGATTGCGCTTCTTATCGCAATGGTCATTGCAATTCCGCTAGCTTTTATCTTAAAAGGACATAAAAAGGCAGCTGAATTCACACTGCAAATTGCTGGTATTATCCAAACTATTCCAAGTTTAGCAATTCTAGGTTTGCTTCTACCATTTGTCGGAATTGGTACGACGCCTGCAATCATTGCTTTAGTTTTATATGCAATAATGCCAATTTTTCAGAATACTTATTCAGGTTTAACAGATATTCCTGATAACTTAGAAGAAGCAGCAACTGCTTTTGGTCTGACTAAATGGAAAAAGCTGCAGCGATTAGAAATTCCAATGGCAATGCCAATGATTTTTGCCGGAGTTAGAATTGCTTTAGTAATGATTATTGGTACCGCAACTCTTGCAGCCTTGATTGGTGGTGGCGGACTAGGTACTTACATTTATGTCGGTATTAACTCAAATAACAATACTGAGGTTTTAATGGGTGCGATTTTATCTGCACTACTTGCCTTAGTATTTAGTGGTGTTTTAAAATTTATTGCTAAAAATAACAAACGACTCAAGTGGGGAAGTATTATTATCGCTGGAATTTTGCTTATTTGGGGCGGAAGCAGTTTATATAGTCACTTTACCAGCACTTCAAAGAATGTCGCTGAACCTAAGCAAACAATTACAATTGCCGGGAAAATGGGCTCTGAGCCTGCTATTTTAATTAATATGTATAAGGATTTGATTGAGAAGAATGATCCAAATACAAAGGTAGTCTTAAAACCTAATTTTGGAGGAACAACTTTTTTGTTCAAGGCACTTCAAACAGATAAGGTTGATATTTATCCTGAATTTACAGGAACAGTCTTACAAACTTTAGTGAAAACGGGCAAAAAGACTGGTAATGATCCAAATCAAGTTTATGTTGAGGCTAGAAGCGATTTAAAGAAACAATTTGACATGGAATACTTAAAGCCAATGGCTTATCAAAACGGCTATGCCTTAGCAACAACGCAAAAATTTGCGAAAGATAACCATCTAACAAAGATGAGTGATTTAAATCGAGTTAATAAAAAAGTTCATGCGGCTTTTGATCCAGACTTTACTTCTTTAAAAGATGGATATCCTGGTTTAAAGAAAATTTACAAGTTAGATTTTGCTTCAATTAAAAGTACTGAATCAAGCATTCGATATCACGCTATTGCGAATAATCAAGCTAATATTGTTGATGGATACACTACTGATGCTGAGATTAAAAAGTATAACTTAGTGATGCTTGATGATGATAAAAAATTCTTTCCGCCTTATCAAGGTGCTCCGTTAATGAAGGCAAAGTTTGCAGAGAGAAATCCTCGAATTGTAAAGGCATTAAATAAATTAGCTGGTAAAATTACAACTCAAGAAATGCAGGAAATGAATTATCAGGTTAATGTTAAGCATGAAAAACCAGCTGAAGTAGCCCATGATTATTTGGTAAAACATGGATTAATTTAG
- a CDS encoding OsmC family protein, whose translation MTKYTVKSELTGTPWQIENRTKKHKFIVDESASGKNVAPNPVEYLAGAVNSCISISAGMIANVHHLDVKNFKVTNQAITTKLGHGKSVVSEMLITVSFDSSMSKEEKQDFLAHTLHVSTVYQTVSQSIKTYVELED comes from the coding sequence ATGACAAAGTATACAGTAAAAAGTGAGTTAACTGGGACTCCCTGGCAAATTGAAAATAGAACCAAAAAACATAAATTTATCGTAGATGAATCAGCAAGCGGTAAAAATGTTGCTCCTAATCCAGTAGAATATTTAGCTGGTGCAGTAAATTCCTGTATCTCAATTTCTGCGGGGATGATTGCTAACGTCCACCATCTAGACGTAAAGAACTTCAAGGTGACAAATCAAGCGATTACTACTAAGTTAGGCCATGGAAAATCAGTTGTCAGTGAAATGTTAATTACAGTTTCCTTTGATAGCTCCATGTCTAAAGAAGAAAAGCAGGACTTTTTAGCACATACCTTGCATGTTTCAACGGTTTATCAAACAGTCTCTCAAAGCATTAAAACTTATGTAGAATTGGAAGATTAA
- a CDS encoding GTP pyrophosphokinase, giving the protein MDIYGGYAPVLDKLLNQMLEYFRKENRIHQEQTGDSLYEHLIGRVKRPESMIEKCQRKELPVTPESAMKKIRDSVGIRVVCNFIDDIYTCIDLIQDWDDVAIVKQKDYITNAKPNGYRSYHMILDVERPEKDIEGNTPGHYYVEVQLRTIAMDTWASLEHEMKYKHKIKNPEMIGKELKRVADELASCDVSMQTLRHLIREED; this is encoded by the coding sequence ATGGACATTTATGGTGGCTACGCCCCAGTTTTAGATAAACTACTTAATCAAATGCTGGAATATTTTAGAAAAGAAAATAGAATTCACCAAGAGCAAACCGGGGACAGTCTTTATGAACACTTAATTGGTCGAGTAAAAAGACCCGAAAGCATGATTGAAAAATGTCAGCGAAAAGAGCTCCCAGTAACTCCAGAATCAGCAATGAAAAAAATTCGAGACAGCGTTGGAATTCGGGTTGTCTGTAATTTCATTGACGATATTTATACTTGTATTGACTTGATTCAGGACTGGGATGATGTAGCAATTGTTAAACAAAAAGACTACATTACCAATGCCAAGCCCAACGGTTACCGTTCTTACCACATGATTTTAGATGTTGAAAGACCTGAAAAAGACATTGAGGGCAATACTCCAGGACACTACTACGTTGAAGTACAACTTCGAACAATTGCAATGGATACTTGGGCAAGTTTAGAGCATGAAATGAAGTATAAGCATAAGATAAAGAATCCTGAAATGATCGGTAAAGAGTTGAAGAGAGTTGCGGATGAATTGGCGTCTTGCGATGTAAGTATGCAGACCTTGCGTCATTTGATTAGAGAGGAAGACTAA
- a CDS encoding response regulator transcription factor, with the protein MKILLAEDEEQLSRVLVAAMKRVNYDVDAVFNGRDAVELAKKNSYDVIILDIMMPIMDGITALKQIRKSGDKTYVLMLTAKAEIDDRVTGLDSGADDYLTKPFSLKELLARLRSKERRDDQYTPNEVEVGDLALNVSEQELVSHNSIRLGSKETQLLNYLMLNEGKEFSTSDLLAHVWKDEDDANEEVVWIYISYLRQKLQSIRSSVQIVGEKGGSFSLIR; encoded by the coding sequence ATGAAAATTTTACTGGCAGAGGACGAAGAACAGTTATCTCGTGTTTTGGTAGCAGCAATGAAAAGAGTTAATTATGATGTCGATGCTGTTTTTAATGGCAGAGATGCGGTAGAACTTGCTAAAAAGAATTCATATGATGTAATTATCTTAGATATCATGATGCCAATTATGGATGGCATTACTGCGCTGAAGCAAATTCGTAAAAGTGGCGACAAGACCTATGTATTAATGCTTACTGCAAAAGCAGAAATTGATGATCGCGTAACTGGTTTAGATAGCGGGGCAGATGATTATCTGACTAAACCATTTTCATTAAAAGAGTTGCTCGCTCGTTTACGTTCAAAAGAAAGACGAGATGATCAATATACTCCTAATGAGGTTGAGGTTGGCGATCTAGCCTTGAATGTATCTGAGCAAGAGCTAGTAAGTCATAATTCAATTCGCTTAGGAAGTAAAGAGACGCAACTTTTGAATTATTTGATGCTCAATGAAGGTAAAGAATTTTCAACTTCAGACCTATTAGCGCATGTTTGGAAAGATGAAGACGATGCTAATGAAGAGGTAGTCTGGATTTATATTTCTTATTTAAGACAAAAACTACAATCGATTCGAAGTTCAGTTCAGATTGTAGGCGAAAAAGGCGGTAGTTTTTCATTAATTAGGTAG